One Acidiferrobacter thiooxydans DNA window includes the following coding sequences:
- the dnaA gene encoding chromosomal replication initiator protein DnaA, which produces LAPNRFVTEWVKDRFAERIAELAAQYQGGTGAVSVIVQVGSTSAKGPTLPKATSTTRRETPHSSRLNPDFTFETHIEGKSNQLARAAARQVGENPGGAYNPLFIYGGVGLGKTHLMQAAGNLLTTHKREARVSYVHSERFVADMVKALQHNAINEFKKHYRSLDALLIDDIQFFAGKERSQEEFFHTFNALLEGQKQVIITADRFPKEFVGVEERLVSRFGSGLTVSIEPPELETRVAILIKKAQQEGIPLRDEVAFFIAKRVRSNVRELEGALRRVMASANFTGRPIDLTLAAESLKDLLAFQERLVTIANIQKMVAEYFKIRVSDLSAKSRSRQVTRPRQIAMALAKELTHHSLPEIGKEFGGRDHSTVIHACRKVSELIGEDPRIKEDYANLTRILTT; this is translated from the coding sequence GCTCGCCCCGAACCGATTCGTGACGGAGTGGGTGAAGGATCGCTTTGCGGAACGGATCGCCGAATTGGCGGCGCAATATCAGGGCGGGACGGGGGCTGTGAGCGTGATCGTGCAGGTCGGGAGCACGTCGGCAAAGGGCCCTACCCTGCCGAAAGCAACCAGTACCACGCGTCGCGAGACGCCGCACAGCTCCCGGCTGAACCCGGATTTCACCTTTGAAACGCACATCGAGGGGAAGTCGAACCAGCTGGCGCGGGCGGCCGCGCGGCAGGTGGGTGAGAACCCCGGCGGCGCCTATAATCCCCTTTTTATATATGGGGGTGTAGGGTTAGGAAAGACTCACTTAATGCAGGCGGCAGGGAACCTCCTGACAACCCACAAGCGCGAGGCCCGGGTGTCTTATGTACATTCGGAGCGGTTCGTGGCCGATATGGTGAAGGCCTTACAACATAATGCCATCAACGAGTTCAAGAAACATTACCGATCACTGGATGCCTTATTGATCGACGACATCCAATTCTTTGCCGGCAAGGAACGCTCGCAAGAAGAGTTCTTTCATACCTTCAACGCCCTGCTCGAGGGTCAAAAACAGGTGATCATCACGGCTGATCGATTCCCGAAGGAGTTCGTGGGGGTCGAGGAGCGACTGGTGTCACGGTTTGGGTCGGGCCTTACGGTCTCGATAGAACCCCCGGAACTGGAGACCCGTGTCGCCATCCTGATCAAAAAGGCGCAGCAGGAAGGAATACCTTTACGCGACGAGGTAGCGTTCTTCATCGCCAAGCGCGTACGCTCCAATGTGCGCGAGTTGGAAGGGGCGCTGCGTCGTGTCATGGCAAGCGCCAATTTTACCGGCCGCCCGATCGATCTCACGCTCGCCGCCGAGAGTCTGAAAGACCTCCTCGCCTTCCAGGAACGGCTGGTCACCATCGCCAATATTCAGAAAATGGTCGCCGAGTACTTCAAGATCCGCGTCTCCGATTTGAGCGCCAAGAGCCGCTCACGCCAGGTCACGCGGCCCCGCCAAATTGCCATGGCACTCGCCAAGGAATTGACCCACCACAGCCTCCCGGAGATCGGTAAGGAATTTGGGGGCCGCGACCATTCGACCGTGATACACGCTTGCCGGAAGGTCAGTGAGCTCATAGGAGAGGATCCGCGGATCAAGGAGGATTACGCGAACCTGACGCGGATATTAACGACATAA